In the Agrococcus beijingensis genome, TGGCGACACCCGTGATCCTGCTGACCGCGCGCGGCCAGGAGAAGGACATCGAGGCCGGCTTCGCGGCCGGCGCCGACCACTACGTCACGAAGCCCTTCAGCCCTCGGGCGCTCCTCGCCCGCGTCACGGCCGCGATCGGATGAATCCGCTGCCGCCGGAGCTGCTGCAGGCGGTGCTGCTCGTCACCTCGATCGTCGTGGTCGGCATGCTGCTCTCCTTGGTCGTCCAGCGCACGATCCGGCGCCGACGGCTGCGGCGGATCGCCGAGCTCGACGCTCGTCACCGGCGTCTGGTGCTCGAGGCGACGATCGCCGAGGACGACGAGCTCGAGCCGCTGCTGGCCCGCGTGCGCTCGTTCGACGCCGAGGAGCGGGCGCACGTGGGCCGCACTGTCTTCCTGATGCTGCGCGACATCACCGGCGAGGCCGCGGAGCGGCTGCGTGCCGTGGCGCTGGCCTCCGGGCTCGTGCCGCGCGTGCTGCACGCGGCGGAGCGACGATCCGCCGTCGCCCGTGCCGATGCGGCCGAGGCGCTCGGCCTGCTCGCCCCGGAGGGCGCGCTGGAGCTGCTGCTCCGGCTCTCCGCAGACCGCGATGCCGAAGTGCGCACGGTCGCTGTGCGAGCGCTCGGCTCCTTCGACGACACCCTCGCCATCGACCGGGTCATCGAGGCGCTCGCGACCGACAGCGGCGTGCCTGCCAGTGTTGCCGCGAGCGCGCTGCTGCAGCAGGGCACCGCCGCCGTGGCGCGCGTGCGCTGGGCGCTCGACGACGCCGATCCCGGCGTGCGCCGCGGCGCCGCCCGGGTCGCGGGCCTGCTGCAGGTGCCCGCCGCGGGCGAGGCGCTCACCCGCCTCGTCGCCGACGAGCACGAGTCGGTGCGCCTCGCGGCGATGCGCTCGCTCGAGCTGCTGCCGGTGCGCGAGTCGCTGCCCGTCCTGCTCGACGCCGCGCTCGGCGGCGGCGTGGTCGGCGAGGCCGCCGCGAACGCCATCGTGCGCATGCCCTCCTCCTGGCAGGGCGAGGCGCTGGCGCGGATCGCCGCAGAGGCCGAGCCGGGCGTACGCCGTGCCGCCGGGCTCCCCAGGGCAGAGGCTGCCGCGTGACCTGGCTTTACGACCTCCTGACCGACGTCTTCGCGGTGCTCGTGTGGCCGTCGGCCATCTACTTCCTGCTCGGCAACACGCTGATGCTGCTGCTCATCCTGCTCGCCTCGCGGCACTTCACGCGCTACCTGCGCCGCAGCGAGCACCGCGGCGAGGATGCGATGGCCGCCTCCCCCGTCAGCCTCGGCGTCTCGGTGATCGTGCCGGCCTACAACGAGTCGGCCGTGATCCTCACCAGCGTGCGCTCCATGCTCGACCTGCGGTATCCCGACCACGAGGTCATCGTCGTCAACGACGGCAGCGCCGACGACACCTTCGAGCGGCTGCGCGTCGCCTTCGACCTGGTCGAGGACCACCGCGACGTGCCCGGGCGCGTGCCCGTGCGCGGTGCGATCCGGGGCATCTGGCGCTCCCGGGAGGGCGGCGTGCCGCTGCTCGTGGTCGACAAGGAGAACTCCGGCCGCTCCGACTCGGTGAACATCGGGCTCGACCTGGCGAGCCGCGAGCTGGTCGTCATGGTCGATGCCGACTCGATCCTGGAGCCCGACGCGCTGCTGTCGGTGTCGAAGCCCTTCGCCGACGACCCCGACAGGATCGTCGCCACCGGCGGCGTCGTGCGCATCGTCAACAACAGCCGCGTGCAGGGCGGCCGCATCACCGAGCTGCGGATGCCGAAGCAGATCATCACCCGCATCCAGGTGGTCGAGTACCTGCGCGCGTTCCTGCTGGGCCGCACCGCCTGGTCGGATCTGAACGCGCTGATCCTCATCTCGGGAGCGTTCGGGATGTTCCGCCGCGACGTGCTCATCGAGGTGGGCGGGCTCGACGCCGACTCGATCGGCGAGGACTTCGAGCTCGTCATGCGGATCCAGCGCTGGATCCGCGACGGGAAGCGCGACGCTCGGGTGCAGTTCGTGGCCGAGCCGGTCAGCTGGACAGAGGCTCCTTCGACGATCAAGGTGCTCGCCCGCCAGCGCCGCCGCTGGCACCGCGGCCTGTGGGAGGTGCTCTGGAAGTACCGTGGCATGCTGCTGAACCCGAAGTACGGCCGCCTCGGCTTCGTCGCGCTGCCCTACTACTGGCTGTTCGAGCTCTTCGCCCCGCTGGCCGAGCTCGTCGGCATCGTCATCGTCGTGGCCGGCCTCGCCGTCGGCGCCGTCGACCCGGGAGCCGCCGTGCTGCTGCTGCTCGTGTCGTACGGCTACGGGACGCTGGTGACGCTGGCCGCGATCGTCGTCGAGGAGGCGAGCTTCCACCGCTACGAGCGCTGGCGCGACCTGGCCGCGATCCTCTGGGCCGTCGTGGCCGAGAGCCTGGGCTACCGGCAGCTCACGGCGATCTGGCGCATGCAGGGATGGTGGGCAGGCATCACCAACCGCAAGCAGGTGTGGGGCGAGATGACCCGCACCGGCTTCTCCGGCAGCGAGGAGACGGCCGACGCGTCAGCCGGCGAGGGGCAGTCGGAACGAGCCGACTGAGCCGACGCCCGGCTCGCTCTGGAAGTCGATCGTGCCGCCGTGCGCGCGCACGATCGAGCTGCAGATCCACAGCCCCAGGCCCGCGCCGGCCACGCCCGACGCTCGTGCGGAGCTCGAGCGGTAGAACCGCTCGAAGACGCGCGCGGC is a window encoding:
- a CDS encoding HEAT repeat domain-containing protein; this encodes MNPLPPELLQAVLLVTSIVVVGMLLSLVVQRTIRRRRLRRIAELDARHRRLVLEATIAEDDELEPLLARVRSFDAEERAHVGRTVFLMLRDITGEAAERLRAVALASGLVPRVLHAAERRSAVARADAAEALGLLAPEGALELLLRLSADRDAEVRTVAVRALGSFDDTLAIDRVIEALATDSGVPASVAASALLQQGTAAVARVRWALDDADPGVRRGAARVAGLLQVPAAGEALTRLVADEHESVRLAAMRSLELLPVRESLPVLLDAALGGGVVGEAAANAIVRMPSSWQGEALARIAAEAEPGVRRAAGLPRAEAAA
- a CDS encoding glycosyltransferase family 2 protein, whose amino-acid sequence is MTWLYDLLTDVFAVLVWPSAIYFLLGNTLMLLLILLASRHFTRYLRRSEHRGEDAMAASPVSLGVSVIVPAYNESAVILTSVRSMLDLRYPDHEVIVVNDGSADDTFERLRVAFDLVEDHRDVPGRVPVRGAIRGIWRSREGGVPLLVVDKENSGRSDSVNIGLDLASRELVVMVDADSILEPDALLSVSKPFADDPDRIVATGGVVRIVNNSRVQGGRITELRMPKQIITRIQVVEYLRAFLLGRTAWSDLNALILISGAFGMFRRDVLIEVGGLDADSIGEDFELVMRIQRWIRDGKRDARVQFVAEPVSWTEAPSTIKVLARQRRRWHRGLWEVLWKYRGMLLNPKYGRLGFVALPYYWLFELFAPLAELVGIVIVVAGLAVGAVDPGAAVLLLLVSYGYGTLVTLAAIVVEEASFHRYERWRDLAAILWAVVAESLGYRQLTAIWRMQGWWAGITNRKQVWGEMTRTGFSGSEETADASAGEGQSERAD